The following are encoded in a window of Castanea sativa cultivar Marrone di Chiusa Pesio chromosome 5, ASM4071231v1 genomic DNA:
- the LOC142637422 gene encoding uncharacterized protein LOC142637422, with amino-acid sequence MVEDPMRCNQNLQCQYHQERGHTTKDCRTLWNHLEQLVKEGRLKQFLYRPNGQGNHSGVVNQGNTSSKPPLGTINIIFAALERTGSHPSRVMSVARTLAGDSSHEPKRIKGSILPFLGFSKEDKIETIQPHDDALVVTLRIGSYNVRRVMVD; translated from the coding sequence ATGGTGGAGGACCCTATGAGGTGCAATCAAAACCTTCAGTGCCAatatcaccaggagaggggtcataccactaAGGATTGTCGAAcgctgtggaaccatctagagcagttggttaaagagggaaggTTAAAGCAATTCTTGTATCGGCCAAATGGGCAGGGAAACCACTCGGGGGTGGTAAATCAGGGTAACACTTCATCAAAGCCTCCTCTAGGCACGatcaatattatttttgctgcacTTGAAAGAACTGGCTCTCATCCTTCCAGGGTGATGTCCGTGGCTCGGACATTGGCCGGGGATTCTAGTCAtgagccgaagaggattaaggggAGCATCCTACCATTTTTAGGTTTCTCAAAAGAGGACAAGATCGAGACtatccaaccacatgatgatgctttggtggttacgTTGAGGATAGGGAGCTACAATGTGAGAAGGGTAATGGTTGATTAG